A stretch of DNA from Limnochordia bacterium:
ATCGATGCGCGCGAATTGCCTGATAACTTTTTCGATAGTTCCCAATACATATGATACTGTGCCTAACGTGCATAAACACTATTCCTTAACCTGGTTTTCCCATCTTAGTTGCGGAAGTGCTGAAAGCGTCCCTTTGGGTGTACTAAGGGTTCAGATTTCGACTGGAGTCAATAATCTTGACCAAAATCTAGGGAAAAATGAGGAAATCCAGGCAGGGTTAACCCTGCCTGGATTCTATATCTTGGGTAGTTTGGCAAAGGATTCTTCCAGCTGTTTATCGGGATACTCAAAATCCTGGAGCTGACCGGCCAGGAATGCATCATAGGAAGCCAGATCCAAATAGCCGTTACCACTTAAGCAAAACAGGATGGTTTCCTTTTTGCCTTCTTCCCTGCAACGTAATGCCTCATCGATAGCACCTTTTATCGCATGGGCTGATTCAGGCGCCGGCACAATTCCCTCTGTCTGCGCAAATAATTGCGCGGCTTCGAACACACCTACTTGTCCTACGGCTTTGGCTTCAATAAAACCATCGGCACAAAGCTGGCTGACTAAGGGTGATGCACCATGGTAACGTAACCCGCCAGCGTGTATACCCGCTGGCATGAAATCATGGCCTAGGGTGTACATAGCTGCAATCGGTGTCAGATGCGCAACATCCCCATAGTCGTAGGCAAATCGTCCCTTGGTCAAAGTCGGACAGGCCGTAGGCTCTATCGCCACCGTACGGACCTGACGGTCCCCGGCTAGTACATCCATCAAGAAGGGAAAGGCAATACCCCCGAAATTACTTCCGCCCCCGTGGCAGCCTACCACCACGTCGGGATACTCATTAACTTTGGCTAATTGGAGTTTCGCCTCCAAGCCAATAATTGTCTGGTGTAGCAAAACGTGGTTCAACACACTTCCTAGGGCATACTTGGTGTCATCTCGACTAACCGCATCTTCAACGGCCTCGCTAATAGCGATCCCTAGACTTCCTAAAGAGTCGGGATCTTGTTCAAAAATCTTTCTCCCTGCTGCAGTCTTGGTACTGGGACTTGCTACTACATCTGCACCCCATAATCTCATCATGGAACGCCGATAGGGTTTTTGCTCGTAGCTGACCCGTACCATATATACCATGCATTCCATCCCAAAGAAGGAACACGCCAGGCTCAAAGCACTACCCCATTGCCCAGCACCAGTTTCGGTTGCTAGGCGCTTTACCCCTTCTTGTTTGTTGAAATACGCCTGAGGAATAGCCGTATTGGGCTTATGAGAGCCTGCCGGACTGACCCCTTCGTTTTTGTAGTAAATGTGTGCTGGGGTTTTCAAAGCAGCCTCCAACCGATGTGCCCGGTACAAAGGAGCAGGTCTCCATAGGGAATAGATATCTAGCACTTCCTCGGGAATATCAATCCAACGAGTGGTACTCATTTCCTGCTCAATGAGGCTCTCCGGGAAAATTGGTGCCAATTCCTCCGGTGTAATGGGCTTTTTTGTCTTGGGACTCAATGGTGGTTTTGGGATGTTGGGCATGTCCGCAGCGATATTGTACCACTGCTTAGGCATTTCCGCTTCTTTCAGTAGGATCTTGGTTCGACTCATCTCAGGCTCATCTCCTCTATGCTAAACTAGGCTCATTTGCTATTTATTCTACCTCTATGCCAGGATTCCTGCTCACCCTACAAAAAAATGCCCCAAGGTCTAAAGTGGCATCTTGAGGCATAAACATGTTCTGCAGATCAAACACCGGAGGCCATTACTATGCGGGGACAACTACCGACCATGCTTTACTATATGGCGCTTTGCCGCTTTCTTGCCGGTATTCTGGAAATACTTGCCGCTTTTCTCATGCTCCATTCCGGTAAGATCATTAGCGCCCTGAAAATCAACGCGCTCCTAGGTCTCATCGGACCAATTGTCCTACTCGTAACCAATGTCTTTGGACTTGCGGCAGTCCGAAGCGATCTTCCCCTGCACAAAATATTTATCATCGCCCTTGGTGTTGCACTAGTTTTTTGGGGAACAACAGGTTAGCTGTTCGGAGTCCAAAGCTTTGGCTTCCTAAGTGGAACCACATTGCTTTCCTTATCGCTATCGTCTTCCCCGGAGCCAGCTTCATCAGTACCTTCGACTAATCCTAAGCTGGTTACCAGATTCTCCTGTACTTTCATTAGTAATTCCATCAATTCGTACTGGGCTTCGATGTAGGCCCGGGCATAGGGATTCATCATCAAAACCTGGAAACGTGTCGCTATCTCTGACTCCTCTTCAGGGGTGATTTCCTCACCCTTTTGCTGTTTCTCTACTAGCTGCTGCTGAAACTCACCCCAACTTTGTAACATCTTTGTTGGGGCTTCTCGTTTTTCTACATCTGCCTTGGCAACTTGTAGTTTCTGGTACTCATCGGTATTGCGAATCTCATTAGCTAATTCCAGTACCTTCCGTTGAACGCTCACGTTTATCACCTCAAGTCCCTTTCTCAGAAGGGGATCTCTTCATTCCGCATAGACCCATCGCCGTCTTCTTCATCCTCCTCGTCAGTTTCGGCTACTAACGCAACAGCGACTATCTCATCTTTGTCCTGAAGGCGCATCATTCTAACTCCTTGGGTACTTCGCCCTTGTCGTGGAATATCGTCCACTTTCATGCGAATCATAATCCCTTCGGAAGTAATCATCATCACTTCCTGATGCTCCATAACTACCTGTACACCAATGATCGGCCCATTCTTCTCAATGATATTTAGGGTCCTTACTCCCTTGCCTCCCCGGGAAATTGCCCGGTATTCCTTGAGCAGGGTTCGTTTACCATAACCCTTTTCTGTAACCACAAGGAGATCCGCATCTTCAAAAACAATCCCTCCGGCTACAACATAATCCCCTGGTCTTAGGTCAATCCCCTTGACACCAGCGGTCGCCCGACCGGTA
This window harbors:
- a CDS encoding TrpB-like pyridoxal phosphate-dependent enzyme is translated as MSRTKILLKEAEMPKQWYNIAADMPNIPKPPLSPKTKKPITPEELAPIFPESLIEQEMSTTRWIDIPEEVLDIYSLWRPAPLYRAHRLEAALKTPAHIYYKNEGVSPAGSHKPNTAIPQAYFNKQEGVKRLATETGAGQWGSALSLACSFFGMECMVYMVRVSYEQKPYRRSMMRLWGADVVASPSTKTAAGRKIFEQDPDSLGSLGIAISEAVEDAVSRDDTKYALGSVLNHVLLHQTIIGLEAKLQLAKVNEYPDVVVGCHGGGSNFGGIAFPFLMDVLAGDRQVRTVAIEPTACPTLTKGRFAYDYGDVAHLTPIAAMYTLGHDFMPAGIHAGGLRYHGASPLVSQLCADGFIEAKAVGQVGVFEAAQLFAQTEGIVPAPESAHAIKGAIDEALRCREEGKKETILFCLSGNGYLDLASYDAFLAGQLQDFEYPDKQLEESFAKLPKI
- a CDS encoding YqhV family protein; its protein translation is MRGQLPTMLYYMALCRFLAGILEILAAFLMLHSGKIISALKINALLGLIGPIVLLVTNVFGLAAVRSDLPLHKIFIIALGVALVFWGTTG
- a CDS encoding YlbF family regulator — translated: MSVQRKVLELANEIRNTDEYQKLQVAKADVEKREAPTKMLQSWGEFQQQLVEKQQKGEEITPEEESEIATRFQVLMMNPYARAYIEAQYELMELLMKVQENLVTSLGLVEGTDEAGSGEDDSDKESNVVPLRKPKLWTPNS